In a genomic window of Pseudomonas putida:
- a CDS encoding acetolactate synthase large subunit has protein sequence MAKAADVVVQCLENEGVEFVFGIPGEENLDLLESLRKSPIRLVLTRHEQSAGFMAATYGRLTGKTGVSLSTLGPGATNLVTAGAYAYLGGMPMLMITGQKPIKKSKQGRFQILDVVGMMQPLTKYTHQLASADNIPSRVREAFRLSLEEKPGAVHLELPEDIAAEQTESMPIPPSLVRRPLAEHKSIQGAVEKLKAARSPILVIGAGANRKMTCKVLKQLIDNTGIPFVTTQMGKGVVDERHPRFLGNAALSAGDFVHRAVEAADLIVNIGHDVIEKPPFFMVRGGTEVIHINFRSAEVDPVYFPQIEVVGDIANAVWQIGEALQVQPHWDFSRLMAIREANEAQVIEGADDNRFPIYPQRFVADVRRALPSDGIVALDNGIYKIWFARNYKAHKPNTVLLDNALATMGAGLPSAMAANLVYPDRPVVAVCGDGGFMMNSQEMETAVRLKMNLTVIILRDDGYGMIRWKQANMGFTDFGLDYGNPDFVKYAEAYGAKGHRVDSAEGFLPLLERCIGEPGVHLIDCPVDYSENDFILNSELKRRSALV, from the coding sequence ATGGCCAAGGCTGCCGATGTCGTTGTGCAATGTCTGGAAAACGAAGGCGTGGAGTTCGTGTTCGGAATTCCCGGCGAAGAGAACCTTGACCTGCTGGAATCCCTGCGCAAATCCCCGATCAGGCTCGTGCTGACCCGCCACGAACAGTCCGCCGGTTTCATGGCCGCCACTTACGGCAGGCTGACGGGCAAGACCGGCGTCAGCCTGTCGACCCTGGGCCCCGGCGCGACCAACCTGGTCACCGCCGGTGCCTACGCCTATCTGGGTGGCATGCCGATGCTGATGATCACCGGGCAAAAGCCGATCAAGAAGTCCAAGCAGGGCCGCTTCCAGATCCTCGATGTGGTCGGCATGATGCAGCCGCTGACCAAGTACACCCATCAACTGGCCTCCGCCGACAACATTCCGTCCCGCGTTCGCGAAGCCTTCCGCCTGTCTCTGGAGGAAAAGCCCGGCGCCGTGCACCTGGAGCTGCCTGAGGACATCGCCGCCGAACAGACCGAAAGCATGCCGATCCCGCCCAGCCTGGTCCGTCGCCCGCTGGCCGAGCACAAGTCCATCCAGGGCGCGGTGGAAAAACTCAAGGCCGCCCGCAGCCCGATCCTGGTGATCGGTGCCGGCGCCAACCGCAAGATGACCTGCAAGGTGCTCAAGCAACTGATCGACAACACCGGCATTCCGTTTGTCACCACGCAAATGGGCAAGGGCGTGGTGGATGAGCGCCACCCGCGCTTTCTCGGCAATGCCGCCCTCTCCGCCGGTGACTTCGTGCATCGCGCGGTCGAAGCGGCCGACCTGATCGTCAACATCGGTCACGACGTGATCGAGAAGCCGCCGTTCTTCATGGTGCGTGGCGGCACTGAAGTGATCCACATCAACTTCCGTTCGGCGGAAGTCGACCCGGTGTATTTCCCGCAGATCGAAGTGGTGGGCGACATCGCCAACGCGGTGTGGCAGATCGGTGAAGCGCTGCAAGTCCAGCCGCACTGGGACTTCAGCCGCCTGATGGCGATCCGCGAGGCCAACGAAGCGCAGGTCATCGAAGGCGCGGACGACAACCGCTTCCCGATCTACCCGCAGCGCTTCGTCGCCGACGTGCGTCGCGCCCTGCCCTCCGATGGCATCGTGGCGCTGGACAACGGCATCTACAAAATCTGGTTCGCCCGCAACTACAAGGCGCACAAACCCAACACCGTGCTGCTGGACAACGCCCTGGCGACCATGGGCGCAGGCCTGCCCTCGGCGATGGCGGCGAACCTGGTCTACCCCGATCGCCCGGTGGTCGCGGTGTGTGGTGATGGCGGTTTCATGATGAACAGCCAGGAAATGGAAACCGCCGTACGCCTGAAGATGAACCTGACGGTGATCATTCTGCGTGACGACGGCTACGGCATGATCCGCTGGAAGCAGGCGAACATGGGCTTCACCGATTTCGGCCTGGACTACGGCAACCCGGACTTCGTCAAATACGCCGAAGCCTATGGCGCCAAGGGCCATCGGGTGGACAGCGCCGAAGGTTTCCTGCCGCTGCTGGAACGCTGCATTGGTGAACCGGGGGTGCACCTGATCGACTGCCCGGTGGACTATTCGGAGAATGACTTCATTCTCAACAGCGAGCTCAAGCGCAGAAGTGCGTTGGTGTAG
- a CDS encoding mechanosensitive ion channel family protein, whose product MLSMLTESPLIGALVLILIDTVMWRVISSRRHNWKVLTRLIIFVLYSLLLFNEGLSPLEPVPAGDNVPLQMAATVLEIGWWLFGARTLTVIIGAVMMQRVGHTGRLIQDLLGAGLFLIAVIAALAYVLNLPVKGVLATSGALAIIVGLALQSTLSDVFSGIVLNTTKPYQIDDWIAIDGTEGRVTDIDWRATFLQTSQGSMIVIPNSMAAKAKITNFSRPSDMFGVSISLLISPHVRPNRVFDALERAAQGCRILLTKPAPKVTIKSTGSGGVEYEVSGFVISMDQKRAVRNQLFDLAYRHLLAAGINWLSTVETTEPVRHSRARALLDHSSIFSTTLSDEEKDKVSQNMTRQAFQPGEMILPGGEISEILYIIESGVVTVALSRGGVKFEAGRMGPGEVIGEAGIVSGKALPADFAALTFCYLYRIEKEYFRPCVEARHDISEAMKALMDFRLQISQTLLQEEPKAIEKKGFLQWLRNRV is encoded by the coding sequence ATGCTTTCCATGCTCACTGAAAGCCCGTTGATCGGCGCCCTGGTGTTGATCCTGATCGATACGGTGATGTGGCGTGTGATCAGTTCCAGGCGGCACAACTGGAAGGTGCTGACGCGGTTGATCATTTTCGTTCTGTACAGCTTGCTACTGTTCAACGAAGGCCTGAGCCCGCTGGAACCGGTGCCCGCTGGCGATAACGTGCCGTTGCAGATGGCGGCGACGGTTCTGGAGATCGGTTGGTGGCTGTTCGGCGCGCGCACCCTGACAGTGATCATCGGCGCGGTGATGATGCAGCGTGTCGGCCATACCGGGCGTTTGATCCAGGACTTGCTCGGCGCCGGTTTGTTCCTGATTGCGGTTATCGCCGCCCTGGCGTACGTGCTCAATCTGCCGGTCAAGGGCGTGCTGGCGACGTCCGGTGCCCTGGCGATCATTGTCGGCCTGGCCCTGCAAAGTACCCTCAGCGATGTGTTTTCCGGGATCGTCCTCAACACCACTAAGCCCTATCAGATCGATGACTGGATCGCCATCGACGGTACCGAAGGCCGGGTCACCGACATCGACTGGCGTGCCACCTTCCTGCAAACCTCCCAGGGCAGCATGATCGTCATCCCCAACTCGATGGCGGCCAAGGCCAAGATCACCAACTTCAGTCGCCCCAGCGACATGTTCGGGGTTTCCATCAGTTTGCTGATCAGTCCCCATGTGCGTCCCAACCGGGTGTTCGATGCCCTGGAGCGGGCGGCTCAGGGCTGTCGCATTCTGCTGACCAAACCCGCGCCCAAGGTCACGATCAAGAGCACCGGCAGCGGCGGCGTGGAATATGAAGTCAGCGGTTTCGTGATTTCCATGGATCAGAAGCGCGCCGTGCGCAATCAGTTGTTCGATCTGGCGTACCGGCATTTGCTGGCGGCCGGCATCAATTGGCTGTCGACGGTGGAAACCACCGAACCGGTGCGCCATTCACGGGCACGGGCGTTGCTCGACCACTCCAGCATCTTTTCCACGACCTTGAGTGATGAAGAGAAGGACAAGGTCAGCCAGAACATGACCCGGCAAGCCTTCCAGCCGGGGGAAATGATCCTGCCGGGCGGGGAGATCAGCGAGATCCTCTACATCATCGAGTCCGGCGTGGTGACGGTGGCCCTGAGCCGTGGAGGCGTCAAGTTCGAAGCCGGACGCATGGGGCCGGGGGAGGTGATCGGCGAAGCCGGGATTGTCTCGGGCAAGGCACTGCCGGCGGATTTCGCCGCCCTGACGTTCTGCTATCTATACCGGATCGAAAAAGAATACTTCCGGCCCTGCGTGGAAGCCCGCCATGACATCAGCGAGGCAATGAAGGCGTTGATGGACTTCCGCCTGCAAATCTCCCAGACATTGCTGCAGGAGGAACCGAAGGCTATCGAGAAAAAAGGCTTCCTGCAGTGGCTGCGCAACCGGGTGTGA
- a CDS encoding SDR family NAD(P)-dependent oxidoreductase, protein MSHPVLKPGAVAVITGGAAGIGLAAAKRFAALGMRVCIADLGAQKLLDAAEQIAQLTRAGAEDVLAIEADVSRDADLGNLRKAVLERFGAVDLLMSNAGIQPPTTALDSANWQQMIEVNLWGVIRSTQTFVPGMVEQGRSGLVIITGSKQGITTPPGNPAYNVSKAGVKVFSESLQHQLRNTPGCAINAHLLIPGFVFTELAAGGRKDKPAGAWTSEQTVDFMLERLQAGDFYILCPDNDVPRALDERRILWAAGDIVENRPPLSRWHADYGGAFEAFVKRR, encoded by the coding sequence ATGTCCCATCCCGTGCTCAAGCCCGGCGCCGTGGCCGTCATCACCGGAGGTGCCGCCGGCATCGGGCTGGCCGCCGCCAAGCGCTTCGCCGCCCTCGGCATGCGCGTGTGCATTGCCGATCTGGGGGCGCAAAAACTGCTGGATGCCGCCGAGCAGATTGCCCAACTGACCCGTGCCGGTGCCGAAGATGTATTGGCCATCGAGGCTGATGTCAGTCGCGACGCCGACTTGGGCAACTTGCGCAAAGCGGTGTTGGAGCGTTTTGGCGCAGTTGACCTGCTGATGAGCAATGCCGGGATCCAGCCGCCGACCACGGCGCTCGACAGCGCCAACTGGCAGCAGATGATCGAGGTCAATCTGTGGGGCGTCATTCGCAGCACACAGACGTTCGTTCCGGGAATGGTCGAGCAGGGGCGGTCGGGGCTGGTGATCATCACCGGCTCAAAGCAGGGCATCACCACGCCTCCCGGCAACCCGGCCTACAACGTGTCCAAGGCCGGGGTGAAAGTGTTCAGCGAGTCCCTGCAACATCAGTTGCGCAACACCCCGGGTTGCGCCATCAACGCCCATTTGCTGATCCCGGGCTTTGTCTTCACCGAACTCGCGGCCGGAGGGCGCAAGGACAAACCGGCCGGGGCCTGGACCTCGGAGCAGACCGTCGACTTCATGCTGGAGCGTCTGCAGGCCGGCGATTTCTACATCCTCTGCCCGGACAATGATGTGCCCCGGGCACTGGATGAACGCCGAATCTTGTGGGCCGCGGGCGATATCGTGGAAAACCGCCCGCCGCTGTCACGCTGGCATGCCGATTACGGCGGCGCGTTCGAAGCGTTCGTTAAACGCCGATGA
- a CDS encoding EAL domain-containing protein — MSFRQLTGSPRQSNDCDLVASQLIGNSETAAVAYAGNDDMIEQLLDSARNWPHTTAWAVYRAGEQMYLVGQGDPQGQWPASVSNEEFDAFCRTRRLQRWPTGKGESVLGWLLAPLDNDAQPALAEFAQRLGIQVQTNTLARAQITQRVLYEITYLASSTRDRSVFLVGVHQLLASLIDAENFYLALYDPHTHKIDYPYYVDKIDVDALESSNYEYLDPKRLSLTGQVLTSGQPLLIDSAGILAAQAEGRFYCVGDRPEFWMGAPLKNASDEVFGMLAMQVYEVSRTYSAEDRALFLVVARHVAMALDRILHREDLEQTVMRRTLELSAVNDALRQEVAERERAEHLQSALFQIAELSSQPGDMTEFFQTLHGIVGDLLFAQNFYIAMFDDATGEVTFPYYVDERQTVCPTARRGRRGLTEYVIRQRRPCLVDYDEADRLNAQGEIEIDEAVRAYSWLGIPLFDGDGVRGVLAVQSYTSQVSYSQRDQELLTFVSRHIDTALSRRTAAEAIHAANLKLEARVQNRTRELDHANAKLQHENSHDALTGLANRTYLQQRLNLAWSHFESDGGQLAVMFIDLDRFKMVNDSFGHHFGDLLLMHAAHRLRSCLRETDMLARLGGDEFSVLAPEAPMETLIEIGERILAAFDLPFFINGHQVFSSCSIGIVSADSQFHNEPADLLRDADAAMYRVKSAGRDSYAVFNQEVRREVNDQVEREGALRNALKRTDELLPYFQPIVSVETGELLALEALIRWHQPGGRVIAPGEFLPDVEGLRLIGRLDLYMLTRIAVILAQPEHANWPAVHVNCSSYSMARPEFAGEVLALLARHGVEPSRICLELTEGALVAEPAIARLTMQQLADNGMSVVLDDFGAGFSSLSYVHQYRFSGLKIDKSFILELTSSPRSRAIVRAIVRMAESLDLSVVAEGVENEETLNLLRDMGAGQAQGYYFAKPMSLEALLASSLL; from the coding sequence ATGAGTTTTCGTCAATTGACCGGTTCGCCGCGGCAATCGAACGACTGCGACCTGGTCGCATCTCAACTGATAGGGAATTCGGAGACTGCCGCGGTGGCATACGCCGGCAACGACGACATGATCGAACAGCTGCTCGATTCCGCGCGGAACTGGCCCCATACCACGGCATGGGCCGTTTATCGCGCCGGCGAGCAAATGTATCTGGTCGGGCAGGGCGATCCACAGGGGCAATGGCCCGCCAGCGTTTCCAATGAAGAATTCGACGCCTTTTGCCGCACCCGGCGCTTGCAACGCTGGCCGACCGGCAAAGGCGAAAGTGTGCTCGGCTGGCTGCTGGCGCCGCTCGACAATGACGCGCAGCCGGCGCTGGCCGAGTTTGCCCAGCGCCTGGGCATTCAGGTGCAGACCAACACCCTGGCCCGCGCACAGATCACCCAGCGTGTGCTGTATGAAATTACCTATCTGGCCAGTTCGACCCGCGACCGTTCAGTGTTCCTGGTCGGTGTGCATCAGTTGCTGGCCAGCCTGATCGACGCCGAGAACTTCTACCTCGCGCTCTACGACCCGCATACCCACAAGATCGACTACCCGTATTACGTCGACAAAATCGACGTCGATGCCCTGGAGTCCTCGAACTACGAATACCTCGATCCCAAGCGCCTGTCGTTGACCGGCCAGGTGCTGACGTCCGGCCAGCCGCTGCTGATCGATTCGGCCGGGATTCTGGCGGCGCAGGCCGAAGGCCGCTTCTATTGCGTGGGTGATCGTCCCGAGTTCTGGATGGGCGCGCCGTTGAAAAATGCTTCCGATGAAGTGTTTGGCATGCTCGCCATGCAGGTCTACGAGGTGTCTCGCACCTACAGCGCCGAAGACCGTGCGCTGTTTCTGGTGGTGGCCCGCCACGTAGCCATGGCCCTGGACCGGATTCTGCACCGCGAGGACCTGGAGCAGACGGTGATGCGGCGCACCCTGGAGTTGTCGGCGGTCAACGACGCCCTGCGCCAGGAAGTGGCCGAGCGCGAGCGTGCCGAGCACCTGCAGAGCGCGTTGTTCCAGATTGCCGAGCTGTCGAGCCAGCCAGGGGACATGACCGAGTTTTTCCAGACCCTGCATGGCATCGTCGGAGATCTGCTGTTCGCACAGAACTTCTATATCGCGATGTTCGACGACGCCACCGGCGAGGTGACCTTTCCCTATTACGTCGATGAGCGGCAGACCGTCTGCCCGACGGCGCGTCGTGGGCGCAGGGGCCTGACCGAGTACGTGATCCGCCAGCGCCGACCCTGTCTGGTTGACTACGATGAGGCTGATCGACTGAATGCCCAGGGTGAAATCGAAATCGACGAGGCGGTGCGGGCCTATTCCTGGCTCGGCATTCCGCTGTTCGATGGCGATGGGGTGCGCGGCGTCCTGGCGGTGCAGAGTTATACCTCGCAGGTGAGCTACAGCCAGCGTGACCAGGAACTGCTGACCTTCGTGTCACGGCATATCGATACGGCGTTGTCGCGCCGTACTGCCGCCGAAGCGATCCATGCCGCCAATCTCAAACTCGAAGCCCGGGTGCAGAACCGGACTCGCGAGCTGGACCATGCCAACGCCAAGTTGCAACACGAAAACTCCCACGATGCCCTGACCGGGCTGGCCAACCGTACGTACCTGCAACAGCGCCTCAACCTCGCCTGGTCGCACTTCGAAAGCGACGGCGGGCAACTGGCGGTGATGTTCATCGACCTGGATCGCTTCAAAATGGTCAACGACAGTTTCGGCCACCATTTCGGTGACCTGCTGTTGATGCACGCCGCCCATCGCTTGCGCAGTTGCCTGCGGGAAACCGACATGCTGGCCCGCCTGGGGGGCGATGAATTTTCAGTGTTGGCGCCCGAGGCTCCGATGGAGACGCTGATCGAAATCGGCGAACGGATCCTCGCGGCGTTCGACCTGCCGTTTTTCATCAATGGCCATCAGGTGTTTTCCTCCTGCAGCATCGGCATCGTCAGCGCCGACAGTCAGTTCCACAACGAGCCGGCAGACTTGCTGCGCGATGCCGATGCAGCGATGTACCGGGTCAAGAGCGCCGGGCGCGACAGTTATGCGGTGTTCAACCAGGAAGTGCGCCGCGAGGTGAACGATCAGGTCGAGCGGGAAGGGGCCTTGCGCAATGCGCTCAAGCGCACTGACGAGCTGCTGCCGTATTTCCAGCCGATCGTCAGTGTCGAAACCGGTGAACTGTTGGCCCTTGAAGCCTTGATCCGCTGGCATCAGCCGGGCGGTCGGGTGATTGCGCCGGGCGAGTTTTTGCCGGACGTCGAAGGCCTGCGCCTGATCGGTCGACTGGACCTGTACATGCTCACCCGCATCGCGGTGATCCTCGCCCAGCCCGAGCACGCCAACTGGCCGGCGGTGCACGTCAATTGCTCCAGCTACAGCATGGCTCGCCCGGAATTCGCCGGGGAGGTGCTGGCGCTGTTGGCGCGGCACGGGGTCGAGCCGTCGCGGATCTGCCTGGAATTGACCGAAGGCGCGCTGGTGGCCGAGCCCGCCATTGCCCGCCTGACCATGCAGCAGTTGGCCGACAACGGCATGTCGGTGGTGCTCGATGACTTCGGCGCGGGCTTCTCATCCCTGAGCTATGTGCACCAATACCGCTTCAGCGGCTTGAAGATCGACAAGTCGTTCATCCTCGAACTGACCAGCAGCCCGCGCAGTCGCGCCATCGTGCGGGCCATCGTGCGCATGGCCGAATCGCTGGACCTCAGTGTGGTGGCCGAAGGGGTCGAGAATGAAGAGACCCTGAACCTGCTGCGCGACATGGGCGCGGGGCAGGCCCAGGGTTACTACTTTGCCAAGCCGATGAGCCTGGAGGCGTTGCTGGCCAGCTCACTCCTGTGA
- a CDS encoding DUF2950 domain-containing protein, producing the protein MNLLAPALALTASLLWSAVATAQEAFSTPEKAAEAFVKALGTEHADQARLTELLGEDWRNVVPREGVQREDVDAFLKQYHEQHQIEKPSDRKAILAVGPDNWTMPIPMVKDKNGWRFDMKAGAVEIRARRIGRNELSTVQSVLTYHDAQMEYATQDHDGDGALEYAQKIFSTPGEHDGLYWADDDSGQISPLGPLFGNASTLEDWHGYHFRILKGQGPSAPGGAYSYLIGDKMSRGFALIAWPAKYDDTGVMSFMISHDGQVFEKDLGPNGEKVALSMKLFDPDDSWKEVPTDQAPDQPTSLTQVP; encoded by the coding sequence ATGAACCTGCTGGCGCCTGCCCTGGCGCTCACCGCAAGCCTTTTGTGGTCGGCCGTCGCGACGGCGCAGGAAGCGTTCTCTACTCCGGAAAAGGCCGCCGAAGCGTTCGTCAAGGCGCTGGGTACCGAGCACGCCGATCAGGCGCGCCTGACCGAGTTGCTGGGCGAGGACTGGCGCAACGTGGTTCCCCGTGAAGGTGTGCAGCGCGAGGATGTGGACGCGTTTTTGAAGCAGTACCACGAGCAACACCAGATCGAGAAACCCAGTGATCGCAAGGCCATCCTCGCGGTCGGCCCTGACAACTGGACGATGCCCATACCGATGGTCAAGGACAAGAACGGCTGGCGCTTCGACATGAAGGCCGGCGCCGTTGAAATCCGTGCCCGCCGGATCGGCCGCAACGAACTCTCGACGGTGCAGTCGGTGCTGACCTATCACGACGCCCAGATGGAATATGCGACCCAGGACCATGACGGCGACGGTGCGCTGGAATACGCGCAGAAAATCTTCAGCACGCCCGGCGAACATGACGGTCTCTATTGGGCGGACGACGACAGCGGCCAGATCAGTCCGTTGGGCCCGTTGTTCGGCAACGCCTCGACCCTGGAAGACTGGCATGGCTACCACTTCCGCATCCTCAAGGGACAAGGCCCGTCGGCACCGGGTGGCGCCTACAGCTACCTGATCGGCGACAAGATGAGCCGTGGCTTCGCGCTGATCGCCTGGCCGGCGAAATACGATGACACCGGGGTCATGAGTTTCATGATCAGCCATGACGGGCAGGTGTTCGAGAAAGACCTGGGGCCCAACGGTGAAAAAGTGGCGTTGTCGATGAAGCTGTTCGACCCGGATGACAGCTGGAAGGAAGTGCCGACCGACCAGGCCCCGGACCAACCGACGTCCCTGACGCAGGTCCCCTGA
- a CDS encoding DUF3300 domain-containing protein: protein MRIPLFYALSVVVLMNGVTCLAQAGDTAPAAPAPVPASTPAATDAAPAAAQAKDPVFNQEQLDQMTAPIALYPDPLLAQLLMASTYPGEVAEAVTWSKANPKATGDDAVKKVANQPWDPSVQSLVAFPQVLATLGQDPVWVQRLGDAFLAQPDDVMASVQRLRRQAQAAGNLQSNQYQNVTVQNITPAAPAPESSTSSSSAPAPAPASSSSTIVIQPADPQVVYVPTYNPTTTYGTWAYPASPPVYYPPPPAYYPGQALMAGLAFGTGVAIIGSLWGDCDWGNNDVDIDVNRYNNINRNNQINSNRWQHNAAHRDGVPYRDNRSRQQFGRQLNGAEQRQAFRGDNAQRAQAREKARGAMDRSGFERPATTNREARQQARQAQSGMGDRNRLQGGTDRPRTADRGQGLDRNQIANRNQGGDRNQIANRNQGGERHVRDNQQPRRQDAQVNQRRQDSTQARQNFQKRPAASPGSARNNAFAGARSPSQSNAQALRGRASQASAQRPSGMRGGGHQVSRPSAPMRSGRGGGRR from the coding sequence ATGCGCATTCCATTGTTCTACGCGTTGTCGGTCGTAGTGTTGATGAATGGTGTTACCTGCCTGGCGCAGGCCGGGGATACGGCACCCGCCGCCCCTGCCCCGGTACCGGCATCTACCCCTGCCGCAACCGACGCGGCACCCGCTGCGGCGCAGGCCAAAGACCCGGTGTTCAACCAGGAGCAGCTCGATCAGATGACGGCGCCCATTGCGCTTTATCCGGATCCGCTGCTGGCCCAACTGTTGATGGCCAGCACCTATCCCGGGGAAGTCGCCGAAGCCGTCACCTGGTCCAAGGCCAATCCGAAAGCCACGGGCGATGACGCCGTCAAGAAGGTGGCGAATCAGCCCTGGGACCCGAGTGTCCAGTCGCTGGTCGCCTTTCCGCAGGTGCTGGCGACCCTGGGTCAGGACCCGGTCTGGGTGCAGCGCCTGGGTGATGCCTTCCTGGCCCAGCCCGACGATGTGATGGCCAGCGTCCAGCGCTTGCGGCGTCAGGCCCAGGCCGCGGGCAACCTGCAGAGCAACCAGTACCAGAACGTCACGGTGCAGAACATAACGCCGGCAGCACCGGCTCCCGAATCCAGTACATCCTCGTCTTCAGCCCCGGCCCCCGCGCCGGCCAGCAGCTCTTCCACCATCGTTATCCAGCCGGCCGATCCACAGGTGGTGTACGTGCCCACCTACAACCCGACCACCACCTACGGCACCTGGGCCTACCCGGCCTCGCCTCCCGTCTATTATCCGCCGCCACCGGCCTATTACCCCGGGCAGGCCTTGATGGCCGGGCTGGCGTTCGGCACGGGCGTTGCGATCATCGGCTCATTGTGGGGTGACTGCGATTGGGGTAACAACGACGTCGACATCGACGTCAATCGCTACAACAACATCAACCGCAACAACCAGATCAACAGTAACCGCTGGCAGCACAACGCCGCGCACCGCGATGGCGTGCCCTACCGCGACAACCGCAGCCGTCAGCAATTCGGCCGCCAACTCAACGGTGCCGAGCAGCGCCAGGCCTTTCGCGGCGACAACGCCCAGCGCGCCCAGGCCCGTGAAAAGGCCCGCGGTGCCATGGACCGCAGTGGTTTCGAACGACCCGCCACTACCAACCGCGAGGCCCGTCAACAGGCGCGGCAGGCGCAGTCCGGGATGGGCGACCGCAACCGCTTGCAAGGCGGCACAGACAGACCCCGGACGGCGGACAGGGGCCAGGGCCTGGACAGGAATCAGATCGCCAACAGAAACCAGGGTGGCGACAGAAACCAGATAGCCAATAGAAACCAGGGTGGCGAGAGGCACGTTCGCGATAACCAACAGCCCAGGAGACAGGACGCTCAAGTGAATCAACGCAGGCAGGACTCCACTCAGGCGCGTCAGAACTTTCAGAAACGACCGGCCGCCAGCCCCGGCAGTGCGCGTAACAATGCCTTCGCCGGTGCGCGCTCACCGTCTCAATCCAATGCACAAGCTCTGCGCGGTCGGGCCAGCCAGGCTTCCGCCCAGCGCCCAAGCGGCATGCGCGGAGGCGGTCACCAGGTCAGCAGGCCGTCTGCGCCAATGCGTTCGGGAAGGGGGGGAGGTCGCCGGTGA
- a CDS encoding MarC family NAAT transporter, with product MTDLFNAIGLGLLALLPLTNPPTTVALFLALSKGLSQKEKDTQAFLTSFYVFLIMAVTYYIGALVMDAFNISIPGLRMAGGGILVIMGLKMLFPPPPQPSVPGSAAEEPTFAFIPLAMPSTAGPGTIAMIISSAATIKNNTFFPPWVLLVAPPLIFLLTALILWICLRCSGFIMKIMGQSGIEAISRLMGFLLVCMGAQFAINGSVEILQTLIDHNAHLLRPQ from the coding sequence ATGACAGATCTGTTCAATGCTATCGGGCTCGGGTTGCTGGCACTGCTGCCGTTGACCAACCCTCCCACCACCGTTGCGCTGTTTCTCGCCCTGAGCAAGGGGCTGAGTCAAAAGGAAAAGGACACCCAGGCTTTCCTGACGTCGTTTTATGTCTTTCTGATCATGGCGGTCACCTACTACATCGGTGCGCTTGTCATGGATGCCTTCAATATTTCAATACCGGGCCTGCGCATGGCCGGAGGCGGGATTCTGGTGATCATGGGCCTGAAGATGCTGTTTCCGCCGCCACCTCAACCCTCCGTCCCCGGTAGCGCAGCCGAAGAGCCGACGTTTGCCTTTATCCCGCTGGCCATGCCCAGTACGGCCGGGCCCGGCACCATTGCGATGATCATCAGCTCGGCCGCCACCATCAAAAACAATACGTTTTTCCCGCCCTGGGTGTTGTTGGTGGCCCCGCCGCTGATCTTTCTCCTGACGGCGCTGATTCTCTGGATATGCCTGCGTTGCTCCGGTTTCATCATGAAAATCATGGGCCAGTCGGGCATTGAAGCCATTTCGCGCCTGATGGGCTTTTTGCTGGTGTGCATGGGCGCTCAGTTCGCCATCAATGGCTCGGTGGAAATCCTGCAAACCCTCATCGACCACAATGCTCATTTGCTGCGCCCGCAATAG
- a CDS encoding DUF5064 family protein, protein MAMFEPGHLHIERHALNDKDVSYNIHLNYEINQDPKQGKGMLFRMHGSIQGKDMDEKFFLPKEEAYNFARNVTQIAEKYGIPKSMSNIGSMHKHYDLMFEDIRAQLNMKSGDTVNIEHFE, encoded by the coding sequence ATGGCCATGTTCGAGCCAGGTCACCTGCACATCGAGCGCCATGCGCTGAACGACAAAGATGTCAGCTACAACATCCACCTCAATTACGAGATCAATCAGGACCCCAAGCAAGGCAAAGGCATGCTGTTTCGTATGCACGGCAGCATCCAGGGCAAGGACATGGACGAAAAGTTTTTCCTGCCCAAGGAGGAGGCCTACAACTTCGCCAGGAACGTGACGCAAATCGCCGAGAAGTACGGCATTCCCAAGTCGATGAGCAACATCGGCTCAATGCACAAACACTATGACCTGATGTTCGAAGATATCCGCGCGCAGCTGAATATGAAGTCAGGCGATACGGTCAACATCGAGCACTTCGAGTAA